The following proteins are encoded in a genomic region of Ornithodoros turicata isolate Travis chromosome 6, ASM3712646v1, whole genome shotgun sequence:
- the LOC135399296 gene encoding piwi-like protein 1 encodes MEGTASVEGSAGRARGRSRGRQRLDPDREARRPGVPPATSTPQLPQTHISQPILPRQVLPDEKRRSFDTLSLSDSCNASQKSLPAAPLSVKPKLQVEPGVFRSVETHAPIERLPLRGSRRGRYDEVTFLATRPAHVTDKTGTSGRPIRLLANYFRLLSMPQYCVYQYHVDFAPNVESSRMRRAMIGDHKEKFGKCYVFDGMSDLKTPTRLELELTELFSRRRSDGAMVCIKIKRVQELAPNNPDLLRLFNTQMRRNLEHLDFVQINRHYFDKCAVSSIPQHGLELWQGLVTAIGQHETGVMMVTDTVHKVLRRDSVLDLLVQIMDTGRSNYRDDAIKKVTGAIVMTPYNNKTYRVDDIDWGKNPRSTFDTKEGTKSFVDYYKAQYEKDIRDLNQPLLVCRPKEKDLRAGRTQNIYLVPELCVMTGLTDEMRSNVNVMRDLAQHTRVEPPRRVRNLLEFIKRVNNDSHVCHEMDQWGLKFDNSLVEISARVVNPERVIQGTHSYQYNPSTADFSREMRDKQMHVSATLDNWLVLCPRRDQRSGMEFVRNLMSVCPPMGIRTNEPRMVDMDDDRAGTYVRVLQQYATPDCRLALVVLPNNRKDRYDIIKKQACVDMGLHTQVILSKTISNKKNVRSVATKVAIQLNCKLGGEAWCLEIPLARTMVIGYDTYHDSTQRGRSAGAFVASLNRTLTRWFSKVSFHNTHKELGSSLALNLCVALKEYVTQNAEMPDRIIFYRDGVSDGQIPQVREWEIDQIIVSLSSMFPNVEQKLAFVVVTKRISTRFFASSGQGSFSNPPPGTVVDSEVTRPERYDFFLVSQSVRQGTVAPTHYNVIYDTTGLKPDHMQRLSYKLTHLYFNWPGTIRVPAPCQYAHKLAFLAGQSLHAEHNEKLSKTLFYL; translated from the exons ATGGAAGGAACCGCCTCTGTGGAAGGAAGCGCTGGTCGTGCGAGAGGGCGGTCGAGGGGACGTCAACGACTCGACCCAGACCGCGAAGCGCGGCGGCCAGGAGTACCACCAGCAACGTCGACGCCGCAATTGCCGCAGACCCATATATCACAGCCCATACTTCCACGGCAAGTGCTCCCGGACGAAAAGCGACGCTCATTTGACACGCTGTCGTTGTCCGATTCCTGCAACGCGTCACAGAAGAGTCTGCCCGCTGCTCCATTGTCCGTGAAGCCCAAGCTGCAAGTCGAGCCAG GTGTGTTTCGCTCAGTTGAAACTCACGCTCCGATCGAGAGACTGCCTCTTCGTGGGTCACGACGTGGGCGCTACGACGAAGTAACATTCTTGGCGACCAGACCGGCCCACGTGACCGACAAGACAGGGACGTCCGGAAGGCCTATACGCCTTCTGGCGAATTATTTTAGACTACTATCCATGCCGCAATACTGTGTTTATCAGTACCACGTGGATTTCGCCCCCAACGTTGAGTCGAGTCGCATGAGGAGAGCAATGATTGGAGACCACAAGGAGAAGTTCGGCAAGTGTTACGTGTTTGATGGCATGTCTGATCTCAAGACCCCAACGAGGTTAGAGCTCGAGTTGACTGAACTGTTCTCCAGACGCCGGAGCGACGGGGCGATGGTTTGCATCAAGATCAAACGTGTTCAAGAGCTCGCGCCGAATAATCCTGACTTGTTGAGGCTGTTCAACACGCAGATGAGGCGCAACTTAGAGCATCTGGACTTCGTCCAGATCAATCGCCACTACTTTGACAAATGCGCCGTTTCCTCAATACCACAGCACGGTTTGGAACTTTGGCAAGGCCTTGTTACGGCTATCGGACAGCATGAGACAGGAGTCATGATGGTGACCGATACAGTTCATAAGGTACTGCGAAGAGACAGCGTACTTGACCTTCTGGTTCAAATCATGGACACGGGAAGGAGCAACTACAGAGATGATGCCATCAAGAAAGTAACCGGTGCAATTGTCATGACTCCGTACAATAACAAGACTTACCGTGTTGACGACATTGATTGGGGTAAGAACCCGAGGAGCACCTTCGACACAAAGGAAGGCACAAAGTCCTTCGTGGATTACTACAAGGCGCAGTACGAGAAAGACATCAGAGATCTTAACCAACCTCTACTGGTTTGTCGGCCAAAGGAGAAGGACCTCAGGGCCGGGCGAACGCAGAACATTTATTTGGTACCCGAACTTTGCGTGATGACCGGGCTCACGGACGAGATGCGATCCAATGTTAATGTTATGCGTGATCTCGCGCAACACACTAGGGTCGAACCCCCTAGGCGTGTGAGGAACTTGTTGGAGTTCATCAAGCGGGTAAACAATGATAGCCACGTCTGCCATGAGATGGACCAGTGGGGGCTCAAGTTCGACAATTCTCTCGTTGAAATTTCAGCACGTGTGGTCAACCCTGAACGCGTCATTCAAGGCACGCACAGTTATCAGTACAACCCCAGCACGGCCGACTTCTCGCGCGAAATGCGGGACAAACAAATGCATGTGTCAGCGACTCTAGACAACTGGCTAGTCCTCTGTCCCCGCCGTGACCAGCGCAGCGGCATGGAATTTGTTCGCAACCTTATGAGCGTATGTCCGCCGATGGGTATCCGTACGAACGAACCGCGGATGGTAGACATGGACGACGACAGGGCAGGGACGTACGTTCGTGTTCTTCAGCAGTACGCGACACCGGACTGTAGACTTGCTCTGGTTGTTCTTCCCAACAACCGTAAGGACCGGTACGACATCATCAAAAAGCAGGCGTGCGTTGACATGGGTCTCCATACACAAGTCATTTTGAGCAAGACCATCAGCAACAAGAAGAACGTCAGGTCTGTTGCGACCAAGGTGGCGATTCAGCTGAACTGTAAGCTTGGAGGAGAGGCCTGGTGCCTGGAGATACCCTTGGCCAGGACTATGGTAATCGGGTACGACACTTACCACGACTCGACGCAAAGAGGAAGGTCTGCAGGGGCTTTCGTAGCCAGTCTTAACCGCACGCTCACGCGCTGGTTCTCTAAGGTGTCCTTCCATAACACACACAAGGAGTTGGGCAGCTCTCTGGCTTTGAATCTTTGCGTGGCTCTCAAGGAGTACGTAACACAGAATGCAGAGATGCCAGACAGAATAATCTTCTACCGGGATGGTGTGTCCGACGGCCAGATACCCCAG GTGCGTGAATGGGAAATCGATCAGATCATCGTCTCGCTGTCCAGCATGTTCCCCAACGTCGAACAAAAGCTGGCATTCGTCGTCGTGACGAAACGTATCTCGACCCGCTTCTTCGCTTCTTCCGGCCAGGGGAGCTTCTCAAACCCTCCGCCAGGAACAGTAGTGGACTCTGAAGTGACGCGACCGGAGCGCTATGACTTCTTCCTGGTCTCGCAGAGCGTCCGACAGGGAACAGTGGCGCCGACCCACTACAACGTTATCTACGACACCACGGGGCTGAAACCGGACCACATGCAAAGACTGTCGTACAAGCTGACACATTTGTACTTCAACTGGCCCGGCACGATTCGCGTACCTGCACCCTGTCAGTACGCACACAAGCTCGCGTTCTTAGCAGGTCAGTCGCTGCACGCAGAGCACAACGAGAAGTTGTCCAAGACTTTGTTTTATCTTTAA